CCTTTCGATTTCATCAAATGTTTCTTTGAGCATTTTGAGCTTATTGAGTGTTTCTTCCTCTTTTCTTTTGTACATGAGTTTAAATGCTCTTTCAGGATCAACCACCTGGTATCTTTGTGGTCTTGACGGCAGGATTTCGACAAGCTCATAGTTTTTGAGGGCTTTTAGAACTTCGTAGATCTTTCCTATAGGGACTTTCGATGCATTTGATAATTTGCTTGCTTCCATAGAATCCTGTTTCAGGAGTGTCAGGTAAACTGAACTCTCATACTTGTTTAATCCAATTTTTGCAAGTAATTTTTCATCCATCTTTTCACTACTTTTCAGTTTATTGTAGAGTAAAATGGTTATCTTTTCGAACGATATTAAGACTACTGTTCTAGCATATGAAAGTTAAGTTGTTAAGTTAAAGGCTACACTGACTGAGTACATTAGTTCAAATAAAAAAACGATATGTGGCAAAGGTTACACTGAATCTATATAAGAATAACAAACAACTAACTCCATGAATAATATGGGATAGATTAACTAAAAGTGTATGGGATAGATTAACTAAAAGTGTATGGGATAGATTAACTAAAAGTGGTCAAGATGATGTTTACAAAAAGTAACAGATACGATTTTGATTTTGTTAAAGAAAACATGATGGGACCAAACGCAATAAAGATTCTTGAGGAAGTGTCCGAATCTTTGAAGCTTGAAAAAGGCATGAGAATACTTGATCTTGGTTGTGGGAGAGGGCTGACCTCAATATTCCTGGCAAAAGAATATGATGTTACGGTTTTTGCAACTGATCTCTGGATAAGTGCGACAGATAACTATGAGAGGATTAAGTCAATGGGACTGGAAGATAAAATAATACCAGTACACGCAGAAGCCCACGATTTGCCGTTTGCAAATGAATTTTTTGATGCTGCTATCAGTATAGATGCCTATCACTATTTCGGAATTGAAAAAGATTATTTGACAAAGTATTTTGCTCCACTCGTAAAAAAAGGAGGACAAATAGCAGTTGCAGTTCCGGGCTTGAAGCAGGAATTTACAAATGGAGTTCCAGAAGAATTAGTGCCATACTGGTTTGAAGATATGACTTTAACTCTACACTCATGTGATTGGTGGTATAATTTATGGAAAAACTCTGATTTGGTAAGTATTAAAGAATGCAAAGAATTAAATTGCTTAAAAGAATCCTGGCAGGATTGGCTTTTGTGCGATAACGACTATGCTCGTAGGGATATAGGGATGATGGAAGCTGAAGGTGGAAATTACTTTAACCTGGTTTCGATCAGAGCTACAAAGTTATGATTCTAAAGTTGTGTTTGGGGAAAATTTAAGCAGACCACCTATTGAGTTAATATACCCAAACTGAGATAATAACTCATAGGAAAATACCTCGGCAAATTAAACTTACTTGATAAAAACCACCAAACAAAAAAATCTTACTTCAAAAGAGCTTCGATCTCTTCTACCGCAAGTCCTGAAGTTTTTATCAAGTTTCTTAAAAGACCCGGCTTCATTGGAATGGACTTTCTCTTATCTTCAAGAAGTTGTTTTGGTTTCTCGTCAAGGCAGACAAGAGGTTTTTTAGGATCGCAATCCTCTTCGTACAGATTAAGAATATTGTACATACTTTCCCTATATTCAGAATCAATAGTCTGAATGCACCACATCCGCCTCAACCAGGGCTTAGTTTTGCTTTTTTCAAAATAAGCCTTATACTCTCTTGCTTATTGTTTCAAATCCTTCTTTCTTCCTCAGTTCTTCGGTAAGCAGGGACAGCGACCATCACTTGCTTCCATCAGGAGAACTGCTACAAGCTAAAGCGATTACTTCTGCAACATGTTTTTCGGTGTATTTTGCAGGTTGACCGGATCTTGGCTTGTCCATAAGAGCGTTCGAGAAATCTTCTTCCACATACCTTTTCCTTATATTCAAAGTAGTATTTCTGGAAACACTTAATGTTTCTCTGGAAACACTTAATGTTTCTCTGGAAACACTTAATGTTTCTCTGGAAACACTTAATGTTTCCGCTATCTTGATAACTCTTTTTCGCTGGTTTGACAGGAGGAGGATGTGGGCTCAGGTTAGTTCTCTTGCATTTTTATGTCCTTTTTTGTATATGTCCAGAATTAGGAGTTTATAGCAGGTAATATCCATTTTACCAAAATTGTGAAAATGGCAAATATAATAATAAGCCAAATTACCCAACCGGGTAAATTTTCGGGTGTGTCAACCATAATAACAGATATTTCAGAATCATATAAAAAGACATATAGATGGATGATTCCACTCCTTTTTCATATCAATTTTGAGTTACTTGGAAAGGATAAGGAGAACTTTTCGCCTCTTATTAAGCGATCCTTTTTCGAGCTACTTTCTTTAACTTATAATTAACTTGAAAAAGTCCCTTAAATCGGAAACTCCTCACGAGAAAAAAGAATCGATTAATCTAAAGAAACCCGGCAAAGTGCCCCTTATAAAGCTGCAAAAATCACGGGTTTTTGGTTCCCTTTTCTTGACATAATCTTAAAAAACGTATTCGGAGGGAGATTTTAACAGCCTTTTGGCAGGAAAAAATATCTTTAAAATGAATTGGGGATAGAGGAAGATTTTCGTATAATATTCGGAGGTCCAGTTTTGGATAGATGCAATGAAAACAAAATTCAGTTAGTAGTTTTTCACTTTAATTCGAAAACAACCATCCCGGTCAAAAAATATATTGAAAACTCTTGAAAATAACCCTGAGGAAAATTTATCGATAAAAGTAAAAACGATTGGACTGTAAAAGTTAATTTTCACCCTTAAAAGCTTTGGGTTAAGAAAAAAATGCATTTCGAGTCTAACGTGTATTAAAAAAAGTGGAAAAGAAATATGTGTTTATGTAACTCAGTTACACAAGCAACATTTAATATCTATTTTCCCTGGGTTTCCTGTGGTTAGGAAGACACTCTCTGCAGTAAACCGGTCTTTCCGGGTCGGGCTTGAAAGGTACTTCGGTTTCAACACCACAATCAGAGCATGTTGTCTTGTGCATTTCCCTGGGAGCTCCGAAATTATTTCCTCTAAACATGTTTCCGTCATTAAAAGCCATATTTGTTTCACCTTTGGTTTTAGTTGTTAGTTAATTGTTTGAAAATAAGATTGTATAGAACTCTTTGATTAAAAACAAAAATTGGTTTTTAATAACAGATTGTTATACGTCTCTTTATTTGTCAACACATATACATGGCATCTATACTATATAAACGTATCTATATAATCCGAGGCACACTCCCTCAAATGATAGAATAATGTCTATATATTGCTTAATAGTCCATATATTACTTAATAATCCATATATGGCTTAATAGATTATATATGGCTTAATAGGAGACAACAACCCATTTTCTGATAGCTCCTGAAAATAAGCTTCGCCTGGAAAACCCATCACTATAATTGTAAAACAGTTATCCCATTGTAAAACAGTTATCCCATACCAAAAATCGGATTGATGATCTAAAAAACAATGCTTAGAGGGATCGATCAATGAAGTGCAAAACTGATCGAGTTGGAAATAGCTCTATCTTCTGCATGTAAAGGCTTTCAGGTTTTCGAGTTCTTGATTTATACAAACGTATTCGGGGAAGATTTAAGCAGCCAGTCGGCAGGAAATATATATTTCAACTGAGTTGAAAAGA
The Methanosarcina sp. WWM596 DNA segment above includes these coding regions:
- a CDS encoding cyclopropane-fatty-acyl-phospholipid synthase family protein; this translates as MMFTKSNRYDFDFVKENMMGPNAIKILEEVSESLKLEKGMRILDLGCGRGLTSIFLAKEYDVTVFATDLWISATDNYERIKSMGLEDKIIPVHAEAHDLPFANEFFDAAISIDAYHYFGIEKDYLTKYFAPLVKKGGQIAVAVPGLKQEFTNGVPEELVPYWFEDMTLTLHSCDWWYNLWKNSDLVSIKECKELNCLKESWQDWLLCDNDYARRDIGMMEAEGGNYFNLVSIRATKL
- a CDS encoding CxxC-x17-CxxC domain-containing protein; the protein is MAFNDGNMFRGNNFGAPREMHKTTCSDCGVETEVPFKPDPERPVYCRECLPNHRKPRENRY